Within the Arachis duranensis cultivar V14167 chromosome 10, aradu.V14167.gnm2.J7QH, whole genome shotgun sequence genome, the region TCTTAGAAAGGAATTTTCCTTTCCACCcttttagtctctgatctatcttgCTTATCACTGGAGCTTAAGTCTTTActcttctaggatttttttcaAGAAGAATGTTCAAATATCAAATCAGTAACTTAGCTTCACAACATTCCAGAATCTTACACATTTTTTTAACCTcctcattggtgcagtattttacaacccacactactaaccagcaagtgcaccgggtcataccaagtaataccttacgcgagtaagggtcgatcccacgaggattgatggatcaagcaacaatgactGATTGaatggcttagttaggcaagcagaaaagggttttgagatattcaaaaggtttaagttcgaactcagaatatcaaaaggatagacaaataaataagttgggaataaattatggagaaaacagttaaggtttcagagttatctatttttctggattaacttttcttactaactattttaatcatgtaggatttaatttatggcaactatatgtgactagaccctaattccttagatctttctagtctcttctaaaattcattaactgccaattccttggtcaattaattccaattagaaggtgaagttcaaattccagtttatataccacaaaaattctaattacccaaaaataagaggattatatgtcacgtatcctgttaaatctaaataattaaaatttaggagaaattgttttcaagctgttgttcaagtaaaaagtttttctaagttttacaagaactcaaatagaaagagggtcatacttccgttccacccaaattcataaaataaagagcgaaaacaattcttaaattataaattcatacataaattaaaatagaaaaagtaataaaatcaatccatacaaatagacagagctcctaaccttaacagtgaaagattagttgctcatggaatgcggaatgtaaatttgtatagaattccctaatggaatccccttAATGGAATGtacctaatagaagagaagtctcccctctttataactaatcctaattaatttaaaatctaatattttaaattaggataatatattttcttattttaaaatcaaatttgaatttaaattagaattaactaactactccgcatcttgtaacgtggggaccacttggcttcactggatccgcgcctatcttgggtgctaaaatggggcccagaaatcacccctcAACGTTTTCTGcgtttctgcacgtggcgcatgtcatgcgtatgcgtcagtcatgcgtacgcgtcgatggtcttttctgcgagtcacgcggacgcgtcggtcacgcgtacgctttgctgagcaaatcttcaaatcgcgcgtgcgcgtcagtcacgcgcacgcgtcgccatggatacctctaaatcacgcgcacgcgtcaggcacgcgtgcacgtcactcctcgcagccatctccttttgttcttgtgctgcagaaactccatcataTCCAGCCGAATGCTTCCTAAAATACATagaattgcaaaagactcaaagtagcatccagattggctaaaagataattaattctttattaaacttaacaaattatatgcaaatttactaggaaaagataggaaggaTGCTcccgcatcacaacaccaaacttaaactggtGCTTCttctcaagcaaccaaaactaatatacgcttaggatgtgaatttgcatgagaatgagagcgATTAAGcccatgtctcttcttatagtggggtttacaactgcaatcctgaatagttttggcattttcctttatcctttgaagttcagaatgattggcatccataggaactcagaattcagatagtgttattgattctcctagtttagtatgttgattcttgaatacagctactttatgagttttggccgtgaccctaagcattttgttttccagtattaccaccggatacataaatgccatagatatataactgggtgaaccttttcagattgtgactcagctttgctagagtccccagttagaggtgtctagagttctttagcacactctttttactttggatcacgactttaaccgctcagtctcaagcttttcacttgacaccttcatgccacaagcacatggttagggacagcttgatttagccgcttaggccaggattttattcctttgggccctcctatccattagtgctcaaagccttggatccttgttACCCTTTGCCTTTTattttaaagggttattggctttttctgcttgctttttttcttttttttttcgcaagctttgtgtttttcactgctttttcttgcttcaagaatcaattttatgatatttcagactatcaataacatttctcttctttcatcattctttcaagaaccaacaattttaacatttataaacttcactataaaaaatatgcactgttcatgtcatgcattcagaattacagaaaatactaccacatttaagtaaataagactacttttaaaattaactcaatttctcatgcaatacatcacttctgtattttttatttgaattcaagctcagtgagtaatacatgagacatcttttcataattaaagcaattaagggaaaactaaactagacctACGATTctcactaataaaggatcatgcaacaaacaacgcaaaatagcagaaaaccagaacataacatagaaaaaatggggaggaataaaaaatatgaaaggaactcaaccaccttagttatcctagcggtcgctttattcttcaggttgtgctcctccgtgaagatgattagcctcccttttggtgccatagaaataaacagaaaagctttaagcgaagcgtcaacaccaaacttaaatgtttgcttgtcctcaagcaaagaaaatatgaaaaataaaaagagacaaatattatgataaaagaacaagagagaattaggattgggaaagggagagagaaaattaaaattggacGGTGAACTAGTGTAATTGTGCGGCGCaggtgacgcatacgcgtgggtcgcGAAATTTTCTTAaggacgcgtaagcgtcaggcacgcgtatgcgtgcccTGGGTTTTGTGCAATTCGTGCGAAACCAGCTgcgcgcacgcacaactctctgttcgcgtGGCTAGGAAACCAATATTGGCATACGACGCGTttgcgtcatgcacgcgcacgcgtggatggccgtTTTGTCAAATGACGCGTACGTGttagggacgcgtacgcgtggtcaaTTTTGTACGTCTAGCACACTTCCAGCCCCAAACCTACACAAGTCTCTGCCTAAACACATATTTATGCCATTTTTCCAGGTCACACATTCGCGtcagtgacgcgcacgcgtggagtgccaaaatcaccaatgacgcgcacgcgtggggtaTGCGCATGCGTGGGCTTGTTTGTGCGAAAGGCATTATTCCTGCGCCACTCCCGCGCAACTctctattaaattttatttttcacgcacatgcatatgacgcgtacgcgtcagcgacgcttggGCGTCATGTGctattcttctctcttttttttccggttcctgttctaaaatagtTGCGTGATCAgcaaattagtaagaactcaataaaaatcaaataagtaagaaaactactactacgaaaaacaactaagaatgaaaaggaacgatcataccacggtgggttgtctcccaccaagtacttttagttaaagtccttaagttggacatgtggtgagctccttgtcatggtggcttatgcttgtactgatccaggaatctccaccaatgtttgtaatttcaATGGCTaccaggatcccaaactaggcaccTAACGCCTTTGAGCAAGTTGAAGTAAGTGACAAGGctccaagagtgttgattgtgggaaagaattccagggtcccaaaccttgcttttatacccgtcttcttgtggatcaccattatttccaccgggtggcaagcaatctgaattctcacaaaGACATCtaaacaaccttctagacccattcaattgagctctacaccaatccttgcacttcaatttggagcatgcaaccatattgaaccttgtttgacaactcttgccactaaccatctttctcttactcttaatgccacaaagagctctaagttgaccatccgtctccagtagcccatattcaagtgggaaagtaaggattaaggataggaattttacccacttgaatgttgtattggatggtgatggctttggaagaggtcttgcaagctccactcccttgtgttcttctttgaattcttccacctctttgcaagcttcctttatttcaacctctttctcttggtagctttctttttcaactagctcttcattgaccttggtctcagagccatctactttaccacttctcagttgaataaccttgcaatcgttttcaactggctcctcattaacttgtgcttccatacttgccacttgtccacttatcaaggtgatagccttgcCTTCCTCTCTTGGGTTTGGAATTGCGTTAccaggaaggctattagtggtgctctgatcaatttcattaacttttGTGACTAATTGACTCATCTGAATCTCCAAGTTCTTAATTGATGCTTTggtttattttctaaaacttgCCAAGATTTCTTCCAAATCATCGTTCTGTTGGGGCTGAGAAGTTGCTTGCTGAGATGACTGAAACTGGGGGTTGTTAAAATTATTCTGTTGAAAGCAACCCTGAGAActatgattaaaattttgtggcctctgaggttgctctctccacccaaaatttgggtgatttctccatctcTAATTGTAGGTCTTAGAATAGggatcattattgggatttctaggaGCACTCCCTATGTAATTGACCTCTTGAAgaggattttgggtgttgatagctgaaaCTTGCATGCTACCTAtttgttgagtaagtagatttaattgctgagacataagcttgttctaagcaagaatagcattaagagtttctacttccataacacccttcttctgaggagctTCAATATCTGATGGTGactcttgatatgggtagaaagatgatggttcttggtagttggaatatggagcattgaagtttctttggttttgactttNNNNNNNNNNNNNNNNNNNNNNNNNNNNNNNNtttattattattttttatttttttagaaaaaaattactacgatgacaccaaacttaatttcaaaaattaagaggaattttttttaaaaaaaataaatcaaaataaatatatattattttttttcgaaattttattaaaatagattttaataaaattaaaaataaaatgcctaatcaaagcaaccaaacaactaatagttgttaatcatagtcaatccccggcaacggcgccaaaaacttggtgcggtattttacaacccacactactaaccggcaagtgcactgggtcgtaccaagtaataccttacgtgagtaagggtcgatccaacgaggattgatagatcaagcaataataattgattgattggcttagttaggcaagcagaaaagggttttgagatattcaaaaggtttaagttcgaactcaaaatatcaaaaggatagacaaataaataagttgggaataaattatggagaaaacagttaaggcttcagagttatctattttttcggattaatttttcttactaactattttaatcatgtaggatttaatttatggcaactatatgtgactagaccctaattccttagacctttctagtctcttctaaaatttattaactgccaattccttggtcaattaattccaattagaaggtgaagttcaaattccaatttatataccacaaaaattctaattacccaaaaataagaggattatatgtcatgtatcctgttaaatccaaataattaaaatttaggagaaattgttttcaagctgttgttcaagtaaagagcttttccaagttttataagaactcaaatagaaagagggtcatactttcgttccacccaaattcataaaataaagagcgaaaacaattcttaaattataaatccatacataaattaaaataaaaaaagcaataaaatcaatccatacaaatagacagagctcctaaccttaacagtggaagattagttgctcatgaaatgtgaaatgtaaatttgtatagaattccctaatggaatcccctaATGGAATGtacctaatagaagagaagtctcccctttttataactaatcctaattaatttaaaatctaatattttaaattaagataatatcttttcttattttaaaatcaaatttgaatttaaatcagaattaactaactactccgcgtcttgtaacgtagggaccacttggcttcactggatccgcaACTATCTtaggtgctaaaatggggcccagaaatcacccctcAGCGTTTTCTGcgtttctgcacgtggcgcatgtcacgcgtatgcgtcgatggtcttttctgcgagtcacgcggacgcgtcggtcacgtgtACGcttcgctgagcaaatcttcaaatcacgcgtgcgcgtcagtcacgtgcacgcgtcacCATGGATACCTCTAAATCACGTGCAcgtgtcaggcacgcgtgcgcgtcgctcctcacagccatctccttttgttcttgtgctgcagaaactccattatatccagccgaatgctacctaaaatacataaaattgcaaaagactcaaagtagcatccatattggctaaaagataattaattctttattaaactcaacaaattagatgcaaatttactaggaaaagataggaaggatgctcacgcatcactcaTCCTTACAATTTAACTTTATCACCACTAATTTTTCATAGTTTATTTTCAAGCCAAACATGAACTCAAATCCTTGTAGGATCCTCCTATAATTCATCAGAGTATCCACATCATAAGGGCAAAAAAGAATTGTATCATCCACAGTGAGATAcatgaattctttttttttttctacttcAAGAGGCTTGATTCTCCCTGTTTCTTTCAATCTAATTAGCATGCTATTCGTTACTTCTGCTACTAATATGAATAAGAAAGGAGAGAGGAGGTCACCTTGTTGTAAGCCTATTTGCAGTTTGAACAGCCTTGTTGTTGTTCCATTAATAAGCACATACATAGAAGTCGTTGTAATGCACATCTGGATCCAACTCCTCTATTTTTCTTCGAATCTCATACTCTTTAAAACTTTATTTACAAAGTACTATCAAATTTTGTCGTAGGCCTTTTGGAAGTCTAACTTGATAAGCATCCCAAgaactcttcttttctttaactAATGCACCGTTTCACAAGCAATTATTGCACCGtcaacaaattttttaaccccgccaaattatcttttaattaaatattttatttttaaaaaataatgaactAATCAACTAAGTAAATGAAATCGAATCTAGAAGTAATGAGAGTATCAAAACAAACAAAGTTAAATCCATATTCTGGGATATTTGATTTCGGGAGTCTGCGCGTGACGATATGTTGGTCAAAATTGACCAAAACTCATGTTACTCGGTACCAAAGTATGTGATTTAATAAGCTATTCCTTCTTTTAacaaatgcatgaaaccaaagTCCTCTTAATTGAGGCATATATCTTTTCTCCCAGAATttgtaaacaaaataaaagaataataaaaatttgtatataaacACATTTGCTTATTTAGGAATTCAAAAAAGAGTAATTATCCAAAATTAGTCTCTGAGATTTTTAACGTCATACTTTAgtcctttaagttttaaaatacacaaaaagaAGTCCTTAAAGTTTGATTCCACAGGTCAAATCAGTCCTTGACCAAATTATTATGTCCGTCACTAATGAAAAATGCTAACATATGCTAACATAGAGCGTTAACTCGCATACATggcaattaagaaaaaataagtcCTTGTGCTAAGAAAATATGATGTCATTTTTCCAAGGGTAAAACACAGTGTTTGGAGGCTAGATACttttagcctcttcttcttccttcatcCTCTCACCTTCTTCAACATCTGTATGAAGCAACCATTAAATCTCTCTGAATCAGACAATCAGTTTCTCTACCATTTCATTAACTAGGAGTCAAAACCTTGATAAAAATCACAAACGTACTAAGACCTAAAAGAAATCTTATCTCATTTTGTCGTCGCCATCCACCTACTTTTGGACAATCGCTACTTTATCTCTTGTCGGCGCCACCACTCTCCTCTCTTTGCTTCTTGAGTCTGTATGTTgtattttctttactgtttttcttGCACTCTTACCACCATTGCATCGACCTCTTCGATTCTCTTCCTCTGTTTTTCTATGCTACAAGGTGCTATGCTTCTactctcttttttaattttctttttcttttttttaacttattagCATTTCAATCTTTATTATCTTataccttttcttcttcaatcaatTCATACAAAGATGATTTGTAATTCATTCAGCTGCATCAGACTAGAAATCGAAAGAATTTATTTAGATTTAATGTTGATTTGGGATTTTGAGAGTATTTTATTTGCATTTAATTGTTGATATTGTTGAAGTTGATTATGGTGATGGATTGTTTGGATTTAATGTTGATTtcggattttaaaattttctaattcggttttaattttttatgttgttgaAGTTGATAATGGTGGTGGAGTTTAAGAGATGCTGTGAAGGTTATAGTGGCAGTCAAGGTGTTAATGGTGGTGTTGGTTATGCTGTGGTGTTGGGTGGTGATATGTGATATGGTGGTTTGAAAGAGAGAATAACAAAGATAAAAGGAGAAGGGTAAAATTGGTGGTGGAGAGGCTGTGGTGTTTTATGAATGGAGATGGCAGTGGACGTTGCACTATTGTTGATGGAGGTGAGAAgataaaaggaagaagaagaggatgaaAGTAGCTAGCTTTTAAATGCTATGTTTTGTCTCTGAAAAAAACATCATTTTCTTTCTAGCACAGGGACTGATTTGTCCTCCTCGCAACACGCAGTCACTTAACGGTCACGTATGCGAGTTAGCGTTTTAGGTCAGTATTTTTCGTTGGTGACTAATGGAATAATTTGATCGGGGACTAATTTGACCGACAGAATTAAACTTCGGCGAgacttttttgtatattttaaaacttGAGAGACTAAAGTATCCGATTTTAAAAACTTCAAGAACTGATTTAGTTAATTActctaaaatatatttgaataattatccaaatcagtttctgaaatttttaaaaacggATACTTTAGTCTTCcagattttaaaatataaaaaatagtgcCAATATTTATTTTCGTTAAACAATACGATCCCTTCCAATTTAATTCGAATAGTGAAGTATAAAATAATCTTGAAGagtttaaaaaattctaaaacacTCTCTAAAAAAAGTCTAAAACAAACTTTTCGATTGAACAgatcaaattaaatgaaaactaAATTGTTCAACGAAAGTAAACGTTAATGTTGAGTTTAGAAAacaattgttttttattttttattttttttggtaaaaaaacagttgttttttattatgttgACAAACATGTTGGTTGGGTTTAGAAGCCATTATGTGTTTGAGGTGGGTATTATTTGTGTAGCccaatagaaaagaaaaaaaaatcagtttttgaACAAACGTTGAAAACATTGCTGCTGCTATATGGACCTTGATAGTAGATCGGGTATAGCACACATTTGGAAGAAAGTTTTTATCCACATTGGATCAAAAGCACAAAAGTATCAGCTCGTTTGGAGAGAAAAGATCAAATTTTGGAGTGAAATGTATTGATTTCACATAGTACCATCAAAGGACTATGATTAAATCATGACTACAGATTTTGCAATCAAGGATAGTGCAAGGACAGCAGATACTCAGATAGTACAACTACAGAACGGTTTGAATTTCAGGGGGCCATTCAAAGGATTATTCGGCCATATTTTGAAATTAGGAAAGAGGCCATTCATTTGCTctatattcttcttttccttcgttgttatttgaaacatgttttttgtttctatctttctataaaagaaaaaattaatatgtaaaataataaaaaatgaccaGAAAAATAGAATCAAGCTATTCATATCATTTATATTCACTGCATCTTAGGAattgttaaatattttaaaaattatgtatattgataaataaaaaaaattattttatttatatatataaaaaaaatcagcttGCATAACCCACAATACACAAATACGCAGGTTAAAGTTTTTTTCAGTCACTTTTTTAATAGTGATTTGTAAATATTTTGTAGATATTCATCAGGTCTAGATATATGCTTTAATTTGAGTAGCCTGATTAACATTAAATTAAtcgaaatatatatatataattcgaagACGCGAATAAATAACTAATGTCATGTTATTGTTGCAAGCAATTTGCGTTTAAAGATTTTGTAGTAAATCGTCTAGTCATCTAATTTATGTTTTACATTCGAATGTCTTGTGCTTTTCATTTTTGCTTAGATAAAAAGTTTTTTGTTCTCCACTAGTCCACTGTCATTTTAAATGGttaaattagtctctaaaaaataatttattttataaattgatttttgaaattttttttaatcaaattcgtttttcaaaaattttaaattagttatgttAGTATTCATTTTGTCACTTCTATTGCTAACAGTATAAGAGTTTGTTGATGTGGTACACCATGACACACACCTAGTGGTAGTCCTTGTTAGCGGCTAATAGAATAAGTTTATGAAAAAGTTTATGAAAATAGATCAAATCAACTCTAAATCGAGGGATTTCAATGTTTCAAGATTTTTtctcaatttgattttgatttaatataatttcataaacttATCATATTAGCCAATTAGCATTCTTGTGGACTATGGTGTCACTTAAGATGTTCAGCAAACTGACACAAACAGTAAAAGAAATACATATATCGAGTTATAGGAGATAAGTGGATATAGTTTAAATGGAAGTAAAATTTGAAATGGAGCAAAAATTAGAATGGAAgatgaataattttaaatttgcttTAAACAAATAATTCGCTAATATTGTCATTCCATCTCTTTTTCGAGTGTTCTGTAGAAGCCACCACCCACGAGTAGGGATGACAATGGATTTCCATGGGACGGAGACATGTTTTCGTGTTTTGTCCtcgcttattattattattattattattattttttgggtCTAAACTCCCTTGATTACCAAGCATATCATAACTAAGCATTGTTGATCAGTTACATTAATTTCCCTCCTGATGAACCAGTGTAAGGGTATGCCACCACAAGTTGAGAGATATTATTAACATTTAGAGAATAATATTACACGAGATACAGAGGATAACAGTTAACACCCTCTAAATTTCCCAAATACACCAATTAGCTACTCCATCATGCATCAAGATACCAATTAgcatttttaagaattttgagAAAAGTTTGGTTCCTCTTGGCTTCAAATGTAAAAAACTCCACCTGTTTACTAATTATTCTCTAATGATTTAATAAAAGGAACTCCTCTATTTATAGATacctaaataaataagtaaataaccaATAACCTACTAATAAATCATTAAATCAATCCTCTGTAAGTTCCATATCTCTCAGTCAATAAGACATCACACTTCTACCTGATATACTAACTCGGAGCAGTATATCAATATAAAGTTTCATCTATTTATTTCATCAAACTACCATAGCACCacaattatcaacaaaaattcacAAACTCATCAATTACAGTTGGATAGTGCAAATTGCATATGAAATAAAAAGTACCTCATGTCCGAGTGCAAGTTGCATCAAAGTCGTCGGGGGCGACACGAGCGATCCAATTGCTCAGTGTCCTCTTAATATCCGAATGATTCACATAGGCCAGCTCATACATGCTACACAAGTTTACAACAAGCGTCTCATTGAGTGCCACGGTGGGAACCGTCTCAAGTGCATTCTCAAGTACCTTGATGGAATCAGACAAATCCCTCAGATACATCAAACACAATGCCTTGTTGTTCAAGGCAACAACATCAGAACCATCCCTCTCAATGCACTCCTCATACTCTCTAACAGCGGAGACATAATCCTTCCCAACCAAATACACCAAAGCCTTGTTTCTATTCACAAGGTTCATCATCTCAATCTCACTCAACAACAACGAACCATTGTTATTACCCTTCTTTGCTTCCTCTACCAAACCCTCAACCTTGGAGAACGAAACTTTTGCACCTTCCAAGTCCCCAATCTGCAACTGAACATAGCCAAGCTGCGAAACCAGCAATGGATCCaaagagtcacgcgaaagcagCTCCTTCAACAAGCTCAAGCACACGGTGAACTCCTTGTGACTCAAATGGTTCCCAATTATGCAATTCACAACGAATACCTCTCTCTTCTTCCAGATCTGAACCGAATCTTGCAGATTGCTCGTCTCCTTGTCCCTGATCTTCTGGCGAACAAAATCGAGAAGAGTGTAAAGGCGATCCACACCTTGATTTCTGTGCCCTAATTTGATGGGAAGAAGAGCGTGGAGCCAGCGAAGGGAGATGGGGACCATGGAACCGGTTCGGTTATGGTAGATTTTGGGATAGGTTTCGTAGCGGTAATGGTGGCTATCGAGGTCCTCCATGGAATCAAGCTCTGCGGAGGCTTCGTTGAAACGACGCAGTTTAGCGAAGGCAAGGGCATTATAGGCAAGGTAGGTGAGATGGTCGTGAGGGTTTTGAAGGAGGTTGAGGGCCCTGGCGCGTGAGACCTTGTCGATGACGGAGCGCCACGCGCCGCGAGTGGCGAGGTCTTGTAGGGAGGTAAGGTCATGACAGAGATCGTTGAGAGAGGAGAAGGAAGGGGTTGAGAGAGGGTCCGTTTGGGATTCGGAAATCGGAGACGATGATTCCATAATAACAGTTTCGGTAATTCAAACGGGGCAGATTGAATCCTAGTTGAGTGGGAGGGTTTTCTCTTGTTTGTTTTGCATGTGTGGATTAATGACAATGCTCGCAGCAGATTGAGACCAAGTTTGCTTGTGCCAAATTCTTTGCCATGGATGAAATTTTGAtaacacaaaaatataattaaaattaaggtTATATTTTATGGTGATTGTTACGGTACGATGATAAATTAATACGTACCGATACGTTTAAGATATGGACAAATAACAATAAGCCATGTGGAATTTATTTTCTACGttagcatttaattttttcttttttaaatatatagtatatcaccacttttactaaaatacccttttaattaaataaaaataaagaacatttatttatttaattttataaaaagacttaaacatcctttctttatttgatgagacaaaaatatccttttaaattaatcaaattttaaaattaaaaaattaaacgaaacaaaaatatatctaaaaaaattatttttgaaatctaGGTTTCAGAAATCCTTTTCATCTTGTCAAGTTCTTCgaataaaaaattgtttctgagtttcaaaaatcttcttcatcttctcaagTTCTTCCCTCCCCTTcgtatctctctctctctccccctggAGCTCGGTCTCTCTAAT harbors:
- the LOC107469243 gene encoding uncharacterized protein LOC107469243 — translated: MESSSPISESQTDPLSTPSFSSLNDLCHDLTSLQDLATRGAWRSVIDKVSRARALNLLQNPHDHLTYLAYNALAFAKLRRFNEASAELDSMEDLDSHHYRYETYPKIYHNRTGSMVPISLRWLHALLPIKLGHRNQGVDRLYTLLDFVRQKIRDKETSNLQDSVQIWKKREVFVVNCIIGNHLSHKEFTVCLSLLKELLSRDSLDPLLVSQLGYVQLQIGDLEGAKVSFSKVEGLVEEAKKGNNNGSLLLSEIEMMNLVNRNKALVYLVGKDYVSAVREYEECIERDGSDVVALNNKALCLMYLRDLSDSIKVLENALETVPTVALNETLVVNLCSMYELAYVNHSDIKRTLSNWIARVAPDDFDATCTRT